One Scylla paramamosain isolate STU-SP2022 chromosome 5, ASM3559412v1, whole genome shotgun sequence genomic region harbors:
- the LOC135100565 gene encoding leucine-rich repeat-containing protein 15-like: MGTAAAAVAAAVVMVVVVVFLAGSEAVVTCPDSCFCLSDTKVICNGGKLTEVPDKLPDTVEELTFSRNNLPTLETEMFLRWRHLKVLTLHDNQIRKIKPFVFRGLGHLKEISIQNNPLTELPQFSFAGLEDVSQINLSKNRIEVINPYVFAGSRNIGMILLQDNPVYRVRARAFSGLRMAQFLYLPSWVKVIESDAFFDLEGVGLLRLHSLNLHALRPYTFRGLRNVTQISIQESDLGQLRDLAFEGLRNVGELRIFNNKVDDLESLEVREEANVDGVLVRGNHFLHVIKEKPFRIHANDRTVFTENFVPCTCQLWWVLDSPLVARMNLFTRHNYCVSPYPLHGEPIDKVPLHQLDRCPAPQELQLPKSSEASSTAGQRLTPYLLPLGMPAPLMLQLLLLRLLLLLTDC; encoded by the exons GTGATCTGCAATGGCGGGAAGCTGACGGAGGTCCCTGACAAGCTGCCGGACACTGTGGAGGAGCTGACCTTCTCCCGGAATAACTTGCCCACGCTGGAGACTGAGATGTTCCTTCGGTGGCGCCACCTCAAGGTTCTCACCCTCCACGACAACCAGATCCGGAAAATCAAGCCTTTCGTATTCCGCGGTCTCGGTCACCTCAAGGAGATTTCTATACAA AACAACCCGCTGACGGAGCTGCCGCAGTTCTCTTTCGCTGGCCTGGAGGACGTGAGCCAGATCAACTTGAGCAAAAACCGCATCGAAGTCATCAACCC GTACGTGTTTGCCGGCAGCAGGAACATCGGCATGATCCTCCTGCAGGACAACCCAGTGTACAGGGTGCGTGCAAGAGCCTTCTCCGGCCTCCGCATGGCACAGTTCCTCTACTTGCCCTCCTGGGTTAAG GTGATCGAGTCGGACGCTTTCTTTGACCTAGAGGGCGTGGGGCTCCTGCGCCTGCACAGCCTGAACCTGCACGCCCTGCGGCCCTACACTttcag GGGTCTGCGGAACGTGACGCAAATCTCCATCCAAGAGTCTGACCTGGGACAATTGCGGGACCTAGCGTTCGAAGGCCTGCGCAACGTGGGCGAGCTGCGCATCTTCAACaataag GTAGATGACCTGGAGTCgctggaggtgagagaggaagccAACGTGGATGGAGTGCTGGTGCGTGGTAACCACTTCCTACACGTGATCAAAGAAAAGCCCTTCAGGATCCACGCCAATGATCGTACCGTCTTCACGG AGAACTTTGTTCCGTGCACGTGCCAGCTGTGGTGGGTTCTGGATTCCCCCTTAGTAGCGCGCATGAATCTCTTCACGCGCCACAACTACTGCGTATCTCCTTACCCCTTACATGGAGAACCCATCGACAAGGTGCCCTTGCACCAGTTGGATCGCTGCCCCGCCCCTCAGGAGCTACAACTACCTAAAAGCAGCGAGGCGTCCAGTACAGCCGGCCAGCGGCTCACTCCTTACCTACTCCCTCTCGGCATGCCTGCTCCGCTaatgctgcagctgctgctactTAGGTTATTGTTGCTGCTCACTGACTGCTGA